One region of Eleutherodactylus coqui strain aEleCoq1 chromosome 5, aEleCoq1.hap1, whole genome shotgun sequence genomic DNA includes:
- the LOC136629181 gene encoding oocyte zinc finger protein XlCOF7.1-like isoform X2: protein MVKQKVPSSGPSHTDKGHRRGEHQETHTGKKPYSCKQFAELFRVKSHLLTDQKSHTGEKQFSCSECGICFTDKSHLVNHQRIHKGEKPFCCSECGKCFAGKSTLVTHQRIHTGEKQFSCSECGKCFAGKSILVTHERIHTGEKPFSCSECGKCFSRKSALCIHQRIHTGEKPFSCSECGKCFPGKYSLVTHQSIHTGEKPFSCSECGKCFVVKSSLVTHQRIHTGEKPFSCSECGKCFAGKSSLVIHQSIHTGEKPFSCSECGKCFAVRSDFVRHQRIHTGEKLFSCSECGKCFAEKSSLVKHQRIHTGEKPFSCSECGKCFAHKASLVQHQRIHTGKMPFSCLECGKCFMQGSYLVQHQRSHTGEKPFSCSDCGKCFAYKASLVQHQRNSHR from the exons ATGGTAAAGCAGAAG gtcccatcttctggTCCATCACACACTGATAAAGGTCACAGAAGGGGAGAACATCAAGAAACCCACACAGGGAAGAAGCCGTATTCGTGTAAACAATTTGCAGAACTTTTCAGAGTTAAATCACATCTACTTACAGATCAgaaaagtcacacaggagagaagcagttttcttgttcagaatgtgggatatGTTTCACagataaatcacatcttgtaaatcatcagagaattcacaaaggagagaagccattttgttgttcagaatgtgggaaatgttttgcaggaaaATCAACACTTGttacacatcaaagaattcacacaggcgagaagcagttttcttgttcagaatgtgggaaatgttttgcagggaaatcaatccttgttacacatgagagaattcacactggagagaagccgttttcttgttcagaatgtgggaaatgtttttcaagGAAATCAGCTCTAtgcatacatcagagaattcacacaggagagaagccattttcttgttcagaatgtgggaaatgttttccagggaaatatagccttgttacacatcagagtaTTCACAccggagaaaagccattttcttgttcagaatgtgggaaatgttttgtagtGAAATCaagccttgttacacatcagagaattcacaccggagaaaagccattttcttgttcagaatgtgggaaatgttttgcagggaaatcaagccttgttatacatcagagtaTTCACactggagaaaagccattttcttgttcagaatgtgggaaatgttttgccgtGCGATCAGactttgttagacatcagagaattcacacaggagagaagctgttttcttgttcagaatgtgggaaatgttttgcagagaaatcaagccttgttaaacatcagagaattcacacaggagagaagccgttttcttgttcagaatgtgggaaatgttttgcacataAAGCAAGTCTAGTTcagcatcaaagaattcacacaggaaaaatgccattttcttgtttagaatgtgggaaatgttttatgcaGGGCTCATATCTTGttcaacatcagagaagtcacactggagagaagccattttcttgttcagattgtgggaaatgttttgcatataAAGCAAGTCTAGTTCAGCATCAAAGGAATTCACACAGGTAA
- the LOC136629181 gene encoding oocyte zinc finger protein XlCOF7.1-like isoform X1, whose translation MTDINTTETNVRGDQWCKEGIPTGNRPDDGPRSSEGDLISADGKAEGCSISQDMHEEPAIMTDISSALHSQDPSSDPLLQVPSSGPSHTDKGHRRGEHQETHTGKKPYSCKQFAELFRVKSHLLTDQKSHTGEKQFSCSECGICFTDKSHLVNHQRIHKGEKPFCCSECGKCFAGKSTLVTHQRIHTGEKQFSCSECGKCFAGKSILVTHERIHTGEKPFSCSECGKCFSRKSALCIHQRIHTGEKPFSCSECGKCFPGKYSLVTHQSIHTGEKPFSCSECGKCFVVKSSLVTHQRIHTGEKPFSCSECGKCFAGKSSLVIHQSIHTGEKPFSCSECGKCFAVRSDFVRHQRIHTGEKLFSCSECGKCFAEKSSLVKHQRIHTGEKPFSCSECGKCFAHKASLVQHQRIHTGKMPFSCLECGKCFMQGSYLVQHQRSHTGEKPFSCSDCGKCFAYKASLVQHQRNSHR comes from the coding sequence atgacggtccAAGGAGCTCAGAGGGAGATCTGATATCTGCAGATGGTAAAGCAGAAGGTTGTAGTATATCACAAGATATgcatgaagaacctgccattatgaCAGATATCTCCTCCGCCCTTCACAGccaagatccatcatctgatcctcttctacaggtcccatcttctggTCCATCACACACTGATAAAGGTCACAGAAGGGGAGAACATCAAGAAACCCACACAGGGAAGAAGCCGTATTCGTGTAAACAATTTGCAGAACTTTTCAGAGTTAAATCACATCTACTTACAGATCAgaaaagtcacacaggagagaagcagttttcttgttcagaatgtgggatatGTTTCACagataaatcacatcttgtaaatcatcagagaattcacaaaggagagaagccattttgttgttcagaatgtgggaaatgttttgcaggaaaATCAACACTTGttacacatcaaagaattcacacaggcgagaagcagttttcttgttcagaatgtgggaaatgttttgcagggaaatcaatccttgttacacatgagagaattcacactggagagaagccgttttcttgttcagaatgtgggaaatgtttttcaagGAAATCAGCTCTAtgcatacatcagagaattcacacaggagagaagccattttcttgttcagaatgtgggaaatgttttccagggaaatatagccttgttacacatcagagtaTTCACAccggagaaaagccattttcttgttcagaatgtgggaaatgttttgtagtGAAATCaagccttgttacacatcagagaattcacaccggagaaaagccattttcttgttcagaatgtgggaaatgttttgcagggaaatcaagccttgttatacatcagagtaTTCACactggagaaaagccattttcttgttcagaatgtgggaaatgttttgccgtGCGATCAGactttgttagacatcagagaattcacacaggagagaagctgttttcttgttcagaatgtgggaaatgttttgcagagaaatcaagccttgttaaacatcagagaattcacacaggagagaagccgttttcttgttcagaatgtgggaaatgttttgcacataAAGCAAGTCTAGTTcagcatcaaagaattcacacaggaaaaatgccattttcttgtttagaatgtgggaaatgttttatgcaGGGCTCATATCTTGttcaacatcagagaagtcacactggagagaagccattttcttgttcagattgtgggaaatgttttgcatataAAGCAAGTCTAGTTCAGCATCAAAGGAATTCACACAGGTAA